In Drosophila simulans strain w501 chromosome X, Prin_Dsim_3.1, whole genome shotgun sequence, one DNA window encodes the following:
- the LOC6724879 gene encoding delta-sarcoglycan, translating to MLAAGSSEITDFGPHSRQLTAGTTPKRPHKASSHRPGSGTGSGPMTTGGTSSTSGNGNSGGALNALPTTKVGSGGGTMSATTVTATTGKATVSHGHGHGHALGRSEARSGRSAAAGRSNVDGFVGGIETYLGLIGWRKKCLYTLLLLLMLLIITNLVLTLWILKVMEFSTEGMGQLKIVPGGIQLSGQAIIMDMLRASTIRSRHGQPISIESSRNFSINTRDPNGMIENHLFLGHDKFECLSAGFRINDTNGRSLFSVNRDEVTIGAHALRIDGEGGAVFRESVQTPHVRAEPGRELRLESPTRQLEMTAAKDINLQSRAGGIEVVALEDVKFRALDGSLRLESSKILMPNLRTAQPPILGTAQSRDHMHRVFQLCACSNGKLFLAAPHSICAGDDSTVCR from the exons ATGTTGGCCGCTGGCAGCAGTGAGATCACTGACTTTGGGCCACACTCGCGCCAACTAACGGCTGGCACCACGCCCAAACGACCCCACAAGGCCAGCAGCCACCGTCCTGGTTCTGGTACTGGTTCTGGCCCAATGACAACTGGTGGTACCAGTTCAACCAGCGGTAACGGAAACAGCGGTGGGGCTCTAAACGCCCTTCCCACGACGAAGGTCGGGAGCGGAGGAGGCACCATGTCCGCCACAACGGTGACTGCGACGACGGGGAAGGCCACTGTCAGCCATGGCCATGGTCATGGCCACGCTCTGGGGCGCAGCGAGGCGAGGAGCGGTCGGAGCGCTGCAGCTGGACGCTCCAATGTGGACGGATTCGTTGGCGGAATCGAGACGTACTTGGGCCTCATCGGGTGGCGAAAAAAGTGCCTGTAtaccctgctgctgctgctgatgctgctcaTCATCACGAACCTGGTGCTCACCCTCTGGATACTCAAGGTGATGGAGTTCTCAACG GAGGGCATGGGGCAGCTCAAAATCGTACCCGGTGGCATACAGTTGTCCGGACAAGCGATAATTATGGACATGCTGCGCGCCTCCACAATCCGTTCGCGGCACGGCCAACCCATCTCCATAG AGTCATCACGTAACTTTTCAATCAATACACGTGATCCGAATGGCATGATTGAGAATCATTTATTCCTGGGACACGATAAGTTCGAGTGCCTGTCGGCGGGATTTCGCATAAACGACACCAACGGACGCAGCCTGTTCTCCGTGAACCGCGATGAAGTCACCATCGGAGCACATGCCCTGCGGATCGACGGCGAAGGTGGCGCCGTCTTCCGGGAATCCGTGCAGACGCCCCATGTGCGGGCCGAGCCCGGCCGGGAGCTGAG ACTCGAATCGCCCACACGCCAATTGGAGATGACGGCGGCCAAGGACATCAATTTGCAATCGCGGGCAGGAGGCATAGAAGTCGTGGCCCTGGAAGACGTCAAGTTCCGAGCCCTCGATGGGAGC CTGCGCCTGGAGTCCTCCAAGATACTTATGCCCAACCTGAGGACGGCCCAGCCGCCCATTCTGGGCACAGCCCAAAGCAGGGATCACATGCATCGTGTCTTCCAGCTCTGCGCCTGCTCCAATGGCAAGCTTTTCCTCGCGGCACCACACTCCATATGTGCCGGCGATGATTCCACGGTCTGCAGATGA